A single window of Leclercia adecarboxylata DNA harbors:
- a CDS encoding cold-shock protein: protein MAMNGTITTWFEDKGFGFIKDENGDNRYFHVIKVANPDLIKKDAAVTFEPTTNNKGLSAFAVKVIPESKYIFIDGERHKITSIKSYLVYSEEESADTKLDKEVLSVKSLMGNIAPKSAAKTGEMRTLKKLAITTFQGKTFIFSEDEIDIDATVKQLKNLM, encoded by the coding sequence ATGGCGATGAACGGAACAATCACAACCTGGTTTGAAGATAAGGGGTTTGGATTTATCAAAGATGAAAACGGCGACAACCGCTATTTTCATGTGATTAAGGTCGCCAACCCTGATCTGATTAAGAAAGATGCCGCGGTGACGTTTGAACCCACCACCAACAACAAAGGGTTGTCGGCGTTTGCGGTTAAAGTGATACCGGAAAGCAAATACATCTTCATTGATGGCGAGCGTCATAAGATCACCTCCATCAAGTCTTACCTGGTGTACAGCGAAGAAGAGTCTGCCGACACCAAACTGGATAAAGAGGTGCTGTCGGTGAAGAGCCTGATGGGAAATATCGCCCCAAAATCAGCCGCGAAAACAGGCGAGATGCGCACGTTGAAAAAACTGGCGATCACCACCTTCCAGGGCAAAACGTTTATTTTCTCCGAAGATGAAATCGACATTGATGCTACGGTAAAACAGCTTAAGAACCTGATGTAA
- a CDS encoding ABC transporter ATP-binding protein gives MALVNVEQLQVTFGEKTAVSAASFTIEQGETFSLIGESGCGKSTILRVLAGLQRQWHGNIQVLGDKLQPGVRFTGSLRRNVQMVFQDPWASLHPNHTISRTLAEPLRIHGETQIAEKVAEALQQVGLAADAGKRYPHQLSGGQRQRVAIARALLLRPQLLLLDEPTSALDMSVQAEILNLLNRLKQQHGMTYLLVSHDADVIAHMSDRAAFMAGGVIQRFFDREALNAGEHRMNQG, from the coding sequence ATGGCACTCGTTAACGTAGAACAGCTACAGGTGACCTTCGGGGAAAAAACGGCGGTTTCTGCCGCCAGCTTTACGATTGAGCAAGGTGAAACCTTCAGCCTGATCGGTGAATCGGGCTGCGGGAAATCGACCATTCTGCGGGTGCTGGCCGGGCTACAGCGCCAGTGGCACGGCAATATTCAGGTGCTGGGCGACAAACTCCAGCCCGGGGTACGTTTTACCGGCTCGCTGCGCCGCAACGTACAGATGGTGTTTCAGGATCCCTGGGCTTCGCTGCACCCCAATCACACCATCTCGCGCACCCTGGCGGAGCCGTTACGGATCCACGGTGAAACGCAGATAGCGGAAAAGGTGGCGGAGGCGCTGCAGCAGGTGGGGCTGGCTGCCGATGCGGGCAAGCGCTATCCCCACCAGCTCTCCGGCGGGCAGCGTCAGCGTGTGGCAATTGCCCGGGCGCTGCTGTTACGCCCGCAGCTTCTGCTGCTTGATGAGCCCACCTCGGCGCTGGATATGTCGGTGCAGGCCGAAATTCTCAACCTGCTGAATCGCCTGAAACAGCAGCACGGAATGACCTACCTGCTGGTGAGCCATGATGCGGATGTGATTGCCCATATGTCGGATCGGGCGGCGTTTATGGCGGGAGGTGTGATCCAGCGTTTTTTTGACCGTGAGGCCTTAAACGCAGGTGAACATCGGATGAACCAGGGGTAG
- a CDS encoding YmjA family protein has translation MSNDVPIKYYDIVDEYTTEAATPVSEAERDPLALYFQLLITRLMNNEEISEEAQTEMAVEAGINAQRIDDIANFLNQWGNE, from the coding sequence ATGAGCAACGACGTACCGATTAAATATTATGACATCGTGGATGAGTACACGACGGAAGCCGCCACCCCGGTAAGCGAAGCCGAACGCGATCCGCTGGCGCTCTATTTCCAGCTGCTGATCACCCGCTTGATGAATAACGAAGAGATCAGCGAAGAGGCGCAGACCGAGATGGCGGTGGAAGCGGGTATCAACGCGCAGCGTATCGATGATATTGCCAATTTCCTCAATCAGTGGGGCAATGAGTAG
- a CDS encoding ABC transporter permease has protein sequence MPHLSTRVLQGLLTLFLTLLGLLLVTFALSALSPVDRVLQIVGDHASQSTYDQVRHQLGLDRPLPVQFWHYLVNLVQGDLGTASATGQPVLQDLLHAFPATLELATLALILGSLLGVMAGVLCARYVGSPLDLVIRTLTLLGNSVPIFWLGLLMLALFYAKLQWSAGPGRLDDIWQYTVEPRSGFALIDTWLSGDMAAFKNAVSHLVLPVLLLAYYSLASITRLTRSACLSEMNKEYILLARAKGAGEMTILLRHVLPNIRSTLLTVIALAYTSMLEGAVLTETVFSWPGIGRYLTTALFAGDTTAIMGGTLLIGVCFVLINNLTDLLVRFTDPRVR, from the coding sequence ATGCCACATCTTTCCACCCGCGTGCTCCAGGGCCTGCTGACCCTGTTCCTCACGCTGCTCGGGCTTTTGCTCGTGACCTTTGCGCTCTCTGCGCTCTCGCCGGTCGATCGCGTTTTGCAGATCGTCGGCGATCATGCCAGCCAGTCCACCTACGATCAGGTTCGCCACCAGCTCGGGCTGGATCGGCCGCTGCCGGTGCAGTTCTGGCACTATCTGGTTAATCTGGTGCAGGGCGACCTCGGCACCGCCAGTGCCACCGGGCAGCCGGTGCTGCAGGATCTGCTGCACGCCTTCCCGGCCACCCTGGAGCTGGCCACCCTGGCGCTGATCCTCGGTTCCCTGCTGGGGGTGATGGCCGGGGTGCTGTGCGCCCGTTATGTCGGTTCGCCGCTCGACCTGGTTATCCGCACCCTCACCCTGCTAGGCAACTCGGTGCCCATTTTCTGGCTCGGGCTACTGATGCTGGCGCTGTTCTACGCGAAGCTGCAGTGGAGCGCCGGGCCCGGCAGGCTGGACGATATCTGGCAATATACCGTTGAGCCGCGCAGCGGATTTGCGCTGATCGACACCTGGCTTTCCGGCGACATGGCGGCCTTTAAAAACGCCGTCAGCCATCTGGTTTTGCCGGTGCTGCTGCTGGCCTACTATTCGCTGGCGAGCATCACCCGCCTGACGCGCTCCGCGTGCCTGAGCGAGATGAACAAAGAGTACATCCTGCTGGCACGAGCCAAAGGGGCGGGTGAGATGACCATTCTGCTGCGCCACGTGCTGCCCAATATTCGCAGCACACTGCTCACCGTGATTGCGCTGGCCTACACCAGCATGCTGGAGGGCGCGGTGTTAACCGAGACCGTCTTCTCGTGGCCGGGAATTGGTCGCTACCTCACCACCGCCCTGTTCGCCGGGGATACCACCGCCATCATGGGCGGAACGCTGCTGATCGGCGTCTGTTTCGTGCTGATCAATAATCTGACCGACCTGCTGGTGCGGTTCACTGACCCAAGGGTGCGCTGA
- a CDS encoding ABC transporter ATP-binding protein — MTEPRIIVDSLTIDYPAARVVNNVSFTLGNERLALVGESGSGKSMTARALMGLVRKPGRVSAQRLNVLGHDLTNLSPRGWRQLRGNEIAMVLQDPRYALNPVKNVLAQLDEALTLHQKLSRRERLERIHEMIHAVGLTDAVLSRYPGELSGGMGQRVMIAIALINNPRVLIADEPTSALDARLRNQILELLVEQCAQRQMAMLLISHDLPLVAEHCDRVLVMYQGEKVDEMAASQLPQATHPYTQTLWTCRPAANTFGQMLPTLDRTQPWKEVTHGTR; from the coding sequence ATGACTGAACCCCGCATTATTGTCGATTCCCTGACGATTGATTATCCCGCCGCGCGGGTGGTTAACAACGTCAGCTTTACCCTGGGCAATGAGCGGCTGGCGCTGGTCGGGGAATCCGGCTCGGGCAAGTCGATGACCGCCCGGGCACTGATGGGGCTGGTGCGCAAGCCAGGCCGGGTCAGCGCACAGCGGCTCAATGTGCTGGGGCACGATCTCACTAACCTGTCGCCGCGCGGCTGGCGACAACTTCGCGGTAACGAGATTGCGATGGTGCTTCAGGATCCGCGCTACGCCCTTAACCCGGTAAAAAATGTGCTGGCGCAGCTGGATGAGGCCTTAACCCTGCACCAGAAACTGTCGCGACGGGAACGGCTGGAGCGCATCCACGAGATGATCCACGCCGTGGGTCTGACCGACGCGGTGCTCAGCCGCTATCCGGGGGAACTCTCCGGCGGCATGGGCCAGCGGGTGATGATTGCCATTGCGCTCATCAACAACCCGCGGGTGCTGATTGCCGATGAACCCACCTCCGCGCTCGATGCCCGCCTGCGTAACCAGATCCTCGAGCTGCTGGTGGAGCAGTGCGCGCAACGCCAGATGGCGATGCTGCTGATTAGCCACGATTTGCCGCTGGTGGCGGAGCATTGCGATCGCGTGCTGGTGATGTATCAGGGCGAAAAGGTGGATGAGATGGCAGCGAGCCAGCTGCCTCAGGCCACCCATCCTTATACGCAAACGCTGTGGACCTGCCGCCCTGCTGCCAACACGTTCGGGCAGATGCTGCCGACGCTCGACCGCACTCAGCCCTGGAAGGAGGTGACTCATGGCACTCGTTAA
- a CDS encoding ABC transporter permease, which yields MPFYLFLRRLRRSPAAFCGLVIITLLLLVALFAPWLAPVDPNWQDAAARLQAPNAQHWLGTDSYGRDLLSRLIYGSRPALGLVALVTVITLPAGLLVGILSGYYGGWLERVLMRFTDVVMSMPRLILAFAFVAMLGPGLVNGALALALTTWPAYARQARSEIQRLRHSDYLAAAEMMGIRGFRLLLGHLLPLCLPSAIVRLALDLAGIILAAAGLGFLGLGARPPMAEWGAMIADGMQVIFDQWWIAAIPGGAILIASLAFNLLGDGLRDVLEPQHD from the coding sequence ATGCCGTTTTATCTGTTTTTACGACGTCTGCGCCGCTCGCCGGCGGCATTCTGCGGGCTGGTCATCATTACCCTGCTGCTGCTGGTGGCGCTGTTCGCCCCGTGGCTGGCCCCGGTCGATCCGAACTGGCAGGACGCCGCTGCACGACTGCAGGCCCCCAATGCCCAGCACTGGCTCGGCACCGACAGCTACGGCCGCGACCTGCTCTCACGCTTAATTTATGGCAGCCGTCCGGCGCTGGGACTGGTGGCGCTGGTCACCGTTATCACCCTGCCCGCCGGGCTGCTGGTAGGAATTTTATCCGGCTACTACGGCGGCTGGCTGGAGCGGGTGTTAATGCGCTTTACCGACGTGGTGATGTCGATGCCGCGGCTGATCCTCGCCTTTGCCTTTGTCGCCATGCTCGGTCCGGGGCTGGTCAACGGCGCGCTGGCGCTGGCGTTAACCACCTGGCCGGCCTACGCCCGGCAGGCGCGCAGCGAGATCCAGCGTCTGCGCCACAGCGACTATCTGGCGGCGGCCGAAATGATGGGCATTCGCGGTTTTCGCCTGCTGCTAGGGCATCTTCTGCCGCTGTGTCTGCCCTCGGCCATCGTGCGCCTGGCGCTCGATCTGGCCGGGATTATCCTGGCGGCGGCCGGGCTGGGCTTCCTCGGCCTCGGCGCACGTCCCCCGATGGCGGAATGGGGGGCGATGATTGCCGACGGGATGCAGGTCATTTTCGATCAGTGGTGGATTGCCGCTATTCCGGGCGGAGCGATCCTGATTGCCAGCCTGGCCTTTAACCTGCTGGGCGACGGCCTGCGCGACGTGCTGGAGCCACAACATGACTGA
- a CDS encoding nuclear transport factor 2 family protein: MSALPSVIDRFVDYYADLDNQPPSALVALYDANAILFDPFGEHKGLFSIQRYFMHLLANVDSCRFTLDPPLYDARRFVVTWTMHWSHPRMAGGGTLSLPGCSFVEIEDDMIVRQRDYYDAGEMIYEHLPLLGWAVRGVKKRVRSG; this comes from the coding sequence ATGAGCGCACTGCCATCCGTCATCGACAGATTTGTAGATTACTACGCCGATCTGGATAACCAGCCCCCCTCGGCGCTTGTCGCGCTCTATGATGCTAACGCCATACTTTTCGATCCTTTTGGCGAGCACAAAGGACTGTTTTCGATCCAGCGCTATTTCATGCACCTGCTGGCTAACGTCGACTCATGCCGTTTCACCCTCGATCCCCCTCTGTATGACGCCCGGCGTTTTGTCGTGACATGGACCATGCACTGGTCACATCCGCGGATGGCCGGAGGCGGAACGCTCTCTTTGCCGGGGTGCTCATTCGTGGAAATTGAGGACGATATGATCGTTCGCCAGCGCGATTACTACGATGCCGGAGAGATGATTTATGAACATCTTCCTCTGCTGGGCTGGGCCGTACGCGGCGTGAAGAAGAGGGTACGCAGCGGGTGA